In Helicoverpa zea isolate HzStark_Cry1AcR chromosome 7, ilHelZeax1.1, whole genome shotgun sequence, the genomic window ATTCTGTGGTCATAGGACCGTCAGGAGCGATCGGTGCTTTGATAATCATTTTTCCTAGTTGTGGCGAAGTTGGCTTACTTGAAGGTGGCGGTGGTTCATAAGGGAAATCAGTTTCATCAATAACTTGCACAACATCAGCAGTTTCACGTTGAATGACCGCTGTTGTTGGCTTGATTTCTTGAACAAAAGGTCCTGGCTCAAATGTAGTGTGAGCTCCTTTTCTTCTTTTAAGCGTATCAGATGAGTAAATAACTTGTCCTTGGGAGTCAAGAGTAACTTTTGCGCCCTTTATTTGCACATCGTCTAGTGCCGGCGAGGATTTGTCCTCTAAGCTATGTTCTAAATAATCTTTACTTCCACCTAAACAGTTTGGCAATTCATTTAGGGAAACATACTCAGTTTCAGGCAGCTTTCCAGAGAGAACAGTTTGTAAATTTTTCTTAACTACGTCACTGTTTCCATAAATACCTCTGTTGAGGCTTAATTtctgattattatttttcacatcAGCTATAGTAACGTAATCTCCTGTATCGTAAAAATCTTCATGTAATTCGGGTTCCTTTGATACCGGCGATTTTTTATTCGACAGTTTATTAGGGAGAACTCCTTTTAATTTGCACATTAAGCTGTTAAATGGTTgtaatgaagattttatttgacttgttttgttaGTTGGCTTCGTGGAATCTGTAGGCGTTTTCACTTCTTTAACAGGTTTTTCTTCGACTGGCAGGTCTAACTTAGGCCGGCTGGCTACTTTCGATAATTCAGTTTGGGGTTTGATGACGATTTCAGATTCTTTATTACTAATTTCACTTTCGTCATCAGAGTTGGATGGTGTAATGACACACATCGAGGGAATCCTAGAGCTATTAATTGTTGTTTTGTATCGTATCCTCTCTATTCTTTCTGTGCCTTCGAGATCGGATGATTCAGAATAGTCCTGTTCAGATAAGCTATTTTTTCCATGTGCACTTGAGACCGAGTCTTCAATAGGTGAACTAGACGTGTTATGACCCGAATCTGGAGAACTAGTACCTGTACTCTTCTTTGCACTCTCAAGTTCAGTCTCTGTATGAACTTCAGCCACAGCTGTTATTTCCTTATGATTACCAACGTTTCTCGTAATAGTTATTGTTGGAGGTGGAGCTTCGTTTATTTCAGGTGAAGAATTATACCCTTGCTTATCATATCTTACTGGGTTATATCTAAGGCTACTGAACGGAGACTTTGAGAACGAAGTATTTATACTCCTGTCTAAACTAGCATTAGCACTATGTGCGTTGGTACTTCTATTTCTGCTCATCATAGCTAACGAACTCTTTCTCTCCGGTACTGTTGGTCCGATTACCAGAGATCTATCACTTCCCGCAGCCATAAGTGTCGTACAAACTGTTCCAGCGGAGCTCGTGGTTGTACTCGTTGAACCTTTGCCGAAAAGTTCATATTCATTCTCCGCTGTCATTGTTTGACTATTTGAAGAGTTTGAGAGGGCGTTGCTTGTGTGCATTGGAGTGCTAGGAGTAATTTCCTCTTCCTTCAAAGTCTTCAAGCCAGAATCCATATGGAATGATGTATAGTAACCTTCAGTATCACACGAGAATTCTGAACTTGTTTCCAAATCCTCATGCAAATCATGAATTATATCTGGTGTTAGAGTGCCTTCACTTGTAACGCTCCCTGATCCAGAGGTATTAAGGAACCTTCGTCTACTAATTATAGAACTTGGTGGTCCGTGGTGAGCATTAAGAGAATTATTAGATGTTGCGGCTGAAGTAGTACTCTTGGGAGGTACAGTTGTTGTAGTTATTTCGGAACCTATACTTGTACAACCAGACTCGGAACTTGCCGACCAGTTACCACTTGACGAATGCGGTTCATCTTTCGCAGTTCCTGATCTTCTCAGTCTCCTTTGTACCGATGTACCCCGTAGTTTTACACCTGTATTAATTGTCGCAATGTTTGGCTGAACGGTTGCAGGAACACCTATGCTCTTCTCGGAAGAGGAATACGATGCACATCTTTGATGTGTTCTTCTGTCCTCTTCACCCGGGCGCTTCTTACGCATGGTTACTGAATCTTGAACCAACTCTATCTGTCTTGGCGGTGATTTGGAATCCTTGCCTTTTTCAGTTTTTGACGTATCCTTAAAGTTATCCCTACTGGCACTAGGAGATCTACCGATTAACCTTAATCTGTTTTTGCCCCATTGTTTAAGAGAGTTGAAGTGTCCTTTCTTGGTCACCGGATCAATAGGACTTTTCTTAAGTAAATCACTAGACTTCGACCTGATGACTGTATTGCTATCTTCGATTTCTTCAGAAGCTGCTGCATTTGATGTATCGCTACGATAGAACAAACCAAGCAAAGCATTAGTCACACGCTAAATGCATACCTATGGTTGAAAAATCTTTAAAGAGTGCCGCTTAGTCTTGTTACAGCGGAACACTTTAAAGATGAAATTAATCATGAAGCTAATGAACAAATGGCACTATTAGTGTTCAAGTGCACAAATGATTGGATGTCTTTGTTTCCGAGTTATAAAAGCGTTGAGCCAAACAATGACACCCAATGTTAAACATAATGTATTCACAGAAGCACGATAATATTATCAACGAGTTGTTAAAATGTGTGCTCAAGATTTGAATCGTATATCTTCAAAGCTGTCCACACATGTTGTGCTGAACGGTTACTGTCGTTAATTGAAACGCTTTGAGATTACATTATCTAcgaaaaaaagaataaaacaatgaaCAAAAAACATATAGTGTTGTTAAGTGATAGATAATGTAATCTGAGTGAGTGTACAGTGCATACTAGAAGCTTACCCAGCTATAGCCTCTCTAAGCTCTTTTTGATCAGTGCCCGAAATGGTGTTTCGTCTTTTACCCCGAGGTTTTCTCGTGCGGGTCCTTCGTTTCACCGTGTCCGTCTCACCGGCTGTACTCTCTATGTGGAGAGATTTCCGGGAGCTGCACATTCTGTCGAAGAATTTCCCTGACGTGTCGATAGCTACTACCTCCGGGGAAAATCTgttgcacaaaaaataaaacaattactttTAAGAAGTCTTAAATATTAGAGTACACAGGGCCAttacaaagaagaaaaaatacttgaaaagcAGCGCAGACTGATTAGACTGTCAGGTCAATTTACAGGTCACAAATACATTAATTTTCTCATTGTATACAGCCACGTCCATCTTATCAATTGgcaatataattaattagtgaCCTTATTTATTGATCATTCCTTGCTCTTATGAAGTGTTTGAAGTTAATTTATTGATATAAGTATTGTAAGATAAAAAAGTCATTTTGCTACATTATTACtttgcataaaaaatatgaagctTTAATAACATCATTTTATGAAACAGCTGCATTAAATAGCGATGAACAATAAAAATGGATTAACGAGGCACTTATTTGGACGGTGAACCGCGAAATTGGCTTTTAAGGTGCTTTATAAATCTGTTGCGGCTCCTAGGAGGAAAACAAAACTACAGCATATTTTTCTTGGGTGGaccaacaaacacaaacatacaaTCCTAATGCTGTTAGATTTTATCTCAACAGATTGACTCTGTCAATAAAGCAACTGTATAAATTGGTTGTCAATCGTCGAAGCGGTTCGACAGCGATGCATTTTAAACAGATACTAGAAAATCAGGGTTGTCAGAACGAAAGTTTTACTTGGAAGCAATGATCCTAAGTTGTTCATCTGGGCTCGGCAGCCTGTGGTCGATGGGTTCGTCGTCTCCCGACCCGCACTCCGACAGTTCGTCGGGAGTCAGTGTGACGCAGCTCGTGATCCTCATGGACGCGTCCGGCAGGGCTGTCACGTCACCCACTGCCTCCTTCGACGTCCATTTCCGAAGCTGCTCAACGACTGACGGCTGGAAATGAGGTCGCGTGTCAATGCTTAACAAACCGAGTATTGGAAACATTTCATTTATTACGCAGAATATCGAGATTATGCTGATTTTGTACTTCATTGAACTCCAATTTGAAGGCGTTGACATCGGCTTATTGAACCAATTTACAAGTCCTTTCTGAACAAATTACCAGTTTTATCTTAAAATTTGAAAGTCAATCACTGTGTGTTATGCTGATACTTTTTACTTATGAGGGTTCCCTAGCGGAATTCGAAGTAATTAACCTTCAGTCCTACAACTTTTAGTCATAAAATTTACATATACCAGGAACCTTATAAGCGAAGAATCTGAATTAATTGGCCTAATTTACTTACAATGTGGGTTTCGATTTCCACATCAACCTTCTGGTAGACTCGTCTTCGCTTAGTACTAAGGACGGGGGTACACAGTAAGTATGGGGAGTGTTGAGAATCCTTTCGCAGTTGATCGAGGATCGATGCAGACAGCCGGTCTGTTGTTGCCTTTTCATAGAGCTTGCGTATACTTGACGGTctgtaaacataaaattattcagtacaaaaataaggaacaaagaataaataaggaTTAATATTCGAATTACCTTTATTTATAACATGCAACCTCACAGAAGTCACAGGTACCCAAGGGTCATCAGGGAACGTGGGTGTTACAGTTAATAAACCAATTGCCTAACCCGAAGGGACCAAAGACGTGACTGTTGTGTTAATAATGCGCATTATAAAACCTTGTTAGCCATTGAGAAATAATACTTCGATACTAATTGGTAATAAGGGTACGATTGCGGACTAATCAATCGTTACGAAATGAATCGTGAATTTCATAATGTACCTTCATTTGGTAACTTACGAGTATGCCCGAAAGTATAAAGCGGTACAAGTTGTTTCATTCATTGGCGCGCATTAATGTTCGTTTGtgataattaaattagaaaGTTAGCGTTTACCTTGTATCTGGCGTGAATAGGCCCTTTTTGAGGGGATGACTTGCCGTGTATTGGACTTTGCGAGCCGCAAAGTCGGACAGGCTTCCCTCCGCTGTAAAGAAAAGAAACGGTCTATTAAAATCTAAGTAGGTAAGCgattatcataataaataaacataaagtccATCAAATATGAAGGTATATATCTTATTGACGGATACCTTCTACTTGCTTCGTTAGTAGTAAACACGGGTTTGAATGTCGTCCTGTATACTCAATCAAGTAATCACCTTGCCTCGGACGAACGATGGTAGTTTATGGTTGACTCATAAATGGTGCCATATATCAGGGCAATATACTGGCCAATAAGTTATGCATGCTTAAATCTATTCTAAGATGGTAATGACTTTAGTTAAATCTTAATGTGTGTATATGTAAGAAGACGTATATTAacagcaaataaattaaaactgtcTCTTACGTAAACGTAATAGAGATAAAAGAAAACTTAACACTGTCATACATAATAAGATAACATTAAAAGATAGTTAGCTAACAAACAGATAAATGGCCGCATCGAGTGCCAACACTGCATGAAACAGACAAATAATCCGCCATTAGTCAAGAGCCCGCCCCTCCAGGTTATCGGGATTAATGTTACCGGTCCTCACGATGCCTCATTTCACCTTTTCTTGATTGCCCCACACCTAAGTCGCATTTGTACCTTTATCACAACATTACCACTTATCACCATGTACCATGATCTACCGTGACCTTTTAAGCCGAACCCTTCTATTCGATTTCACAAATCATTGTCAGTAACAGCTAATAAATTTCAGACTAAATTAATCACGTCGACAAACGGCTGTTCAGTAGTTGTGTTGCATAGCGAACATACTTTGTTTTGATAATGAAGAATGCTGATTAACTGTGATCCAGTCTAGATTATAGTGGTTTATTACAGAAGGAGGAAGCGATGTAAAAGCGGATACAGAGAGAGACAAGTGAGTTATAGCCCTTGCATAGAATCATGTTCGAAGATCGTGACATGACCATACCTATTTTAGTTTCTAATTATCGATAGGAGAAAATGGATGATATTATTTATCGGCATCGGGATGAAGCACAAAGCTGCATCTGTGGCACAATGGGAACAAATGAAGCAATCAATCCAAAGTATGCAATCCTAGAAAATATGTATCATATTGATGTATCAAACCAGGCGCGATGTGTAACCattcagataaaataaattaactaagtGAAAGAAGAACAGATTATAAAATCAACTTCCCTTCTATTACCGATTACATTATTAGAAGTATCTCAACTCTGTTAAACTGCATGCCTcataaatagtattttaaataCACAGCAATGCAATTACATTTTACTATCAATACGATGATAGTAAAGCTTAATTGTATTTCAAGGTATGCACCAAGCCTGGCCGGTGTGAACTTTGACATGGAATGACTGAAACAGTGCTGTTAAGATAACTTTACAgataaagcaaataaaataaagtgaagTCAATAAAGATAATACAAACAGGTTCCTAAAAAGGAAATTGATAATTTAAAGTGAGATCGGGATAACAGTTAATCgttttatcataaaattaaaagattttatcGGCGCGCAATCAAATTCATATCCCgcgtttatttgtatttaatctACCTTCCAATCGAAGTTACGGTGTTAATTGAAAATGCTTTACAAGTACCAACAAGTGTCGAAAACGAGGAAAAGTTCTCACGAAACCCGTTTGTGAATATCGTGGAATTGGAGCTCGTATTTTAAGTATGTGGAAATGTTGGTTGTACGGTCAAAGACAGCAATGTTGCACATTCCGCAGGACTGCCAGTGGGGAGAATAAATTTTCAACTGTGGTGGATCCGTGGACATACGAACGCGTTTGCATATGGCCTGACATTGGTCATTGTAGTCTGATAATGTATGCCGCATACAAAGGTGAAGTCCGGCCTCTTTACGTGGCTACTTTTATACAGTACCTACCATAAGTCAGCAAAATGGCAATTCTGagaattaagtaatttattatttttaatacggCTTATTGTTCAGTTTTATATTCAGTACACACATCTTCATGGAAACGATACATCAGCCTAACGTCTTTACCAGCTCTTAGTATATTGActcattgaaaaaaatatctagtgaAAGTTAAGATCTTATTGCAAATTCAATACAGTGAGCAGCAAAGTCTATGAGGGAAATGGCCTCAGGAAACTAGTTCCATATAAAATAGATAG contains:
- the LOC124631673 gene encoding uncharacterized protein LOC124631673 yields the protein MPFVQRAVEPKFLSRTSLRDNDGKPRVSDEELQAVTNCTLSNALRQLASLVLLAEDIFSELTAQLQDITERSKVAQTKIIKINEIVEQYDPKKVPVPEGSLSDFAARKVQYTASHPLKKGLFTPDTRPSSIRKLYEKATTDRLSASILDQLRKDSQHSPYLLCTPVLSTKRRRVYQKVDVEIETHIPSVVEQLRKWTSKEAVGDVTALPDASMRITSCVTLTPDELSECGSGDDEPIDHRLPSPDEQLRIIASKFSPEVVAIDTSGKFFDRMCSSRKSLHIESTAGETDTVKRRTRTRKPRGKRRNTISGTDQKELREAIAGDTSNAAASEEIEDSNTVIRSKSSDLLKKSPIDPVTKKGHFNSLKQWGKNRLRLIGRSPSASRDNFKDTSKTEKGKDSKSPPRQIELVQDSVTMRKKRPGEEDRRTHQRCASYSSSEKSIGVPATVQPNIATINTGVKLRGTSVQRRLRRSGTAKDEPHSSSGNWSASSESGCTSIGSEITTTTVPPKSTTSAATSNNSLNAHHGPPSSIISRRRFLNTSGSGSVTSEGTLTPDIIHDLHEDLETSSEFSCDTEGYYTSFHMDSGLKTLKEEEITPSTPMHTSNALSNSSNSQTMTAENEYELFGKGSTSTTTSSAGTVCTTLMAAGSDRSLVIGPTVPERKSSLAMMSRNRSTNAHSANASLDRSINTSFSKSPFSSLRYNPVRYDKQGYNSSPEINEAPPPTITITRNVGNHKEITAVAEVHTETELESAKKSTGTSSPDSGHNTSSSPIEDSVSSAHGKNSLSEQDYSESSDLEGTERIERIRYKTTINSSRIPSMCVITPSNSDDESEISNKESEIVIKPQTELSKVASRPKLDLPVEEKPVKEVKTPTDSTKPTNKTSQIKSSLQPFNSLMCKLKGVLPNKLSNKKSPVSKEPELHEDFYDTGDYVTIADVKNNNQKLSLNRGIYGNSDVVKKNLQTVLSGKLPETEYVSLNELPNCLGGSKDYLEHSLEDKSSPALDDVQIKGAKVTLDSQGQVIYSSDTLKRRKGAHTTFEPGPFVQEIKPTTAVIQRETADVVQVIDETDFPYEPPPPSSKPTSPQLGKMIIKAPIAPDGPMTTEFVTLPTPKPSTIITATPITETPVLNQQHSKTTKKPQDIPRVVEAITRTGAYVNIHDAEGVSLSPTKDDLADYRHSCADKPYLNIPPSLVQDKGPTVDLNAINPTLNRYHTAHLRGKHGVVNYENSSNAVQREQPKFWTLPKRSHLESNPPPRSASNYGMKTVTASDQRIQNSANSNDESIRISPIDPRTSVPFKSSTPSNKENVVDLSSKLLSPVKSTMTNEELYAVIHKSKKKLNIKDTPERSESPALSTISLSPVSSETSLYTKGSQRFPETGYLGEPRNRMSWSPSEKQNIVPAPGPVYGQKQETNCADRYGPMSQTSRLDFKKLLLQHSVKLNTLPQNKTNKLSAVEQLKLSREKPQTLPSQVANRSQVNILDLSGSPKTYTHRKVIKPNTQPTSPGRTGALIKEHKNTPKILLSPKSQWRFASPRSDVLSTPIPEAYNEDENSNSSGEKHEVLPETPPSKTVPIVTNQHFGARRNLIPVNENTIEIERNFPQSNDQGVFPLNTELIRSQGLSRTEIMQAKRAEFFNTCPESSPPKLSSFKSPTAAGPSPTSRSKTSPDRGKVSPTTLETAL